Proteins encoded by one window of Chondromyces crocatus:
- the cmx8 gene encoding type I-MYXAN CRISPR-associated protein Cmx8, protein MKGQGRTKASRAERGGEEAASKGKPRAGVRGQEGTDEVAPEGPIELTYSLAELPSAQHRAGLAGLVMLVAWLARQPAKERGICSITRLEAGRVSLRLDLTGVKRLLDAMYDASHEEVAVQTPWKRRGGELVEPLRVEEREVQDPKSGTSKKKKFHIYPVVVPRGAFLVDHEPPTANGTTLWIKLWRDMVWAILRGIPTQRLPFEARAEERATTEHLDAWADLTGPADKAIKLPGTYFIGAQERSAENVGFRDLARQQFLLHFLPIALQVYVPRVVSIVDGTSESGGGYVIVVPDVADLATFCDELPRVLKERETDVAGFRPRAAVILLPAEGALDMARRLKARIASQEGRRSTADLLVALEVYHLEKQGNSVRLLGAWRLDLEDEILDEYTHLRGMRLRSDSFKRQRLLNLLDRAPWYRGFDRIAETTSYKEVTIGSKSFRHDARLSFEVAQKNREATMQQRDGKAPERLDIEEIVYSVARTYVSQKLSTKYGLEWKGEWKDSKADDARKSEYNAKKEKIAKEAFLAVRSRSGAAFASYFVGSLCSVPQYLSKARYEVVAHALAKEPDRVRTLTLLALSAAG, encoded by the coding sequence GTGAAGGGACAAGGCCGCACGAAGGCGTCCCGGGCCGAGCGTGGGGGCGAGGAGGCTGCGTCCAAGGGGAAGCCTCGGGCTGGCGTTCGAGGGCAGGAGGGGACGGACGAGGTGGCGCCCGAGGGCCCCATCGAGCTGACCTACAGCCTCGCGGAGCTTCCCTCGGCGCAGCACCGCGCGGGGCTGGCCGGGCTGGTGATGCTCGTCGCGTGGCTTGCGCGTCAGCCGGCCAAGGAGCGAGGCATCTGCTCGATCACACGGCTGGAGGCGGGGCGGGTGAGCCTCCGGCTCGATCTCACGGGGGTCAAGCGGCTGCTCGACGCGATGTACGACGCGAGTCACGAGGAGGTGGCCGTCCAGACGCCCTGGAAGAGGCGCGGCGGTGAACTCGTCGAGCCGCTGCGGGTGGAAGAGCGGGAGGTCCAGGATCCGAAGTCGGGCACCAGCAAGAAGAAGAAGTTCCACATCTACCCGGTCGTGGTCCCACGAGGTGCTTTCCTCGTCGACCACGAGCCCCCAACGGCGAATGGCACGACGCTCTGGATCAAGCTGTGGCGGGACATGGTGTGGGCGATCTTGCGCGGCATCCCGACGCAGCGTCTGCCCTTCGAGGCCCGGGCTGAGGAGCGGGCGACCACCGAGCATCTCGACGCCTGGGCCGATCTGACGGGTCCGGCGGACAAGGCGATCAAGCTTCCGGGCACGTATTTCATCGGTGCCCAGGAGCGGAGCGCAGAGAACGTCGGGTTCAGGGATCTGGCCCGTCAGCAGTTCTTGCTGCACTTCTTGCCGATCGCGTTGCAGGTCTACGTGCCTCGCGTCGTCAGCATCGTGGACGGTACCTCCGAGTCCGGCGGGGGTTACGTCATCGTGGTCCCCGACGTGGCGGATCTGGCGACATTCTGCGACGAGCTGCCGCGGGTGCTCAAAGAACGAGAGACCGACGTCGCCGGATTCAGACCACGTGCAGCGGTGATTCTCTTGCCTGCCGAGGGCGCGCTCGACATGGCCAGGCGTCTGAAGGCGAGGATCGCTTCCCAGGAAGGCCGCCGCTCCACGGCCGATCTCCTCGTGGCGCTGGAGGTGTACCACCTCGAGAAGCAGGGCAACAGCGTCCGCTTGCTCGGCGCGTGGCGCCTCGACCTGGAAGACGAGATCCTCGACGAATACACGCATCTGCGAGGGATGAGGTTGCGGAGCGACAGTTTCAAGCGGCAGCGGCTCCTCAATCTCCTCGACCGAGCCCCCTGGTACCGGGGGTTTGACCGCATCGCCGAGACGACCTCGTACAAAGAGGTGACCATCGGCTCGAAGTCATTTCGACACGACGCGCGGCTGTCCTTCGAGGTCGCGCAGAAGAACCGAGAGGCAACCATGCAGCAACGCGACGGGAAAGCCCCCGAACGGCTCGATATCGAAGAGATCGTGTATTCGGTGGCGAGGACCTACGTTTCCCAGAAACTCAGCACGAAATATGGCCTGGAGTGGAAAGGCGAGTGGAAAGACTCGAAGGCCGATGACGCTCGAAAGTCCGAGTACAACGCGAAGAAGGAGAAGATCGCCAAGGAGGCATTCCTGGCCGTGCGGAGCCGATCCGGGGCTGCATTCGCCTCCTACTTCGTGGGGTCTCTCTGCTCGGTGCCGCAGTACCTCTCCAAGGCGCGTTATGAAGTCGTCGCGCACGCGCTCGCCAAGGAGCCCGACCGGGTGCGCACCTTGACCTTGCTCGCGCTCTCCGCCGCTGGGTGA
- the cas3 gene encoding CRISPR-associated helicase Cas3' yields MSQLGEPIELLAKSPRGPRRLSLERHLVETEAAAVRLFDLSRRWGQAFCRFFRISEAHRERFLLNLRLAALFHDLGKANQDFMVAVTTRGAPAQALRHEHLSALILHLPEVRTWIARGPLVDVEVLTAAVLSHHLQAARSGDHTWGAPRGGREAVRLHLDHPQVKAILHHIAEVAGVGEPPTLGQRSWGLGDETWIAALREGKRAATALDRALRIDSERRSLLLAVKAGVIVADSVASGLHREDHPLEAWIDDVAHAPALTAEDVHTHILAPREKHLAKPGERFTYHRFQDRAAEQGPRALLLAACGAGKTLAAWRWAQEQAKSRPIGRVVFLYPTRGTATEGFRDYVSWAPEDMATLLHGSARYELEMMQENPSEGAKDKQFEHAEDRLFALGVWPRRYFSATVDQFLGFMEHSYQSLCLLPVLADAAVVIDEVHSFDRHMFDVLVSFLRHFDVPVLCMTATLPPSRRNELVQAGLRVYPSEEARVELADLEARERHPRYRIEAVAGAGEDVACAEAIAAYRRGDRVLWVVNQVGRCQRLARALEEALGEPVHCYHSRFTLKDRRERHNKTVAAFQQKERRALAVTTQVCEMSLDLDADVLITELSPVTALVQRFGRAHRRLDRSPEFRARLLWYPPERPEPYSRQDLTASTAFLASLGTENISQHQLAVALEEHALAERDADGSARFLQSGYYAVPGAFRDTDGGAATCILDRDLAQVKALHQKRDRLDPYLISIRRKFTLPDEQRPSWLPRHLGVAPSARYTEEFGFPTDEGAERS; encoded by the coding sequence GTGAGCCAGCTCGGGGAGCCGATCGAGCTGCTGGCGAAGAGCCCGCGTGGGCCGCGACGGCTCTCGCTGGAGCGGCATCTCGTCGAGACCGAGGCTGCGGCAGTTCGCCTGTTCGACCTCTCCCGCCGCTGGGGGCAGGCGTTCTGTCGGTTCTTCCGCATCAGCGAGGCACACCGAGAGCGCTTCTTGTTGAACCTGCGTCTCGCTGCGCTGTTCCACGATCTGGGCAAGGCCAACCAGGACTTCATGGTCGCGGTGACCACCCGGGGGGCGCCGGCCCAGGCGCTCCGTCACGAGCACCTGAGTGCCCTGATCCTCCATCTGCCAGAGGTCCGGACGTGGATCGCCCGGGGTCCTCTGGTGGATGTCGAGGTCCTCACCGCCGCTGTTCTTTCGCACCATCTCCAGGCAGCCAGGTCGGGCGATCACACCTGGGGAGCGCCGCGGGGGGGTCGAGAGGCGGTGCGCCTTCATCTGGACCATCCTCAGGTGAAGGCCATTCTCCATCACATTGCCGAGGTGGCAGGTGTCGGCGAGCCTCCGACGTTAGGCCAGCGGAGCTGGGGGCTAGGGGACGAGACGTGGATTGCCGCGTTGCGGGAGGGCAAGCGTGCCGCGACCGCGCTGGATCGCGCATTGCGCATCGATTCAGAGCGACGATCGTTGCTCCTCGCCGTCAAGGCGGGCGTGATCGTTGCCGATAGCGTGGCCTCGGGGCTGCACCGCGAGGACCATCCCCTCGAAGCGTGGATTGATGACGTCGCGCACGCGCCGGCGCTGACGGCCGAGGATGTGCACACTCACATCCTGGCGCCTCGCGAAAAGCACCTCGCGAAGCCTGGCGAGCGTTTCACGTACCACAGGTTCCAGGACCGCGCTGCGGAGCAGGGGCCGCGGGCGCTCTTGCTCGCCGCCTGTGGCGCCGGCAAGACGCTTGCGGCCTGGCGGTGGGCTCAGGAGCAAGCGAAATCGCGGCCGATTGGCCGTGTGGTGTTCCTCTACCCGACGCGCGGCACGGCGACCGAGGGGTTTCGCGATTACGTGTCGTGGGCGCCAGAGGACATGGCGACGCTCTTGCACGGCAGCGCGCGTTACGAGCTGGAGATGATGCAGGAGAATCCCAGCGAAGGCGCGAAGGACAAGCAGTTCGAGCACGCCGAGGACCGGCTCTTCGCCCTCGGTGTCTGGCCGCGCCGCTATTTCAGCGCCACCGTCGATCAATTCCTCGGCTTCATGGAACACAGCTACCAGAGCCTCTGCTTGCTTCCCGTGCTCGCCGATGCGGCGGTCGTCATCGACGAGGTGCATAGCTTCGACCGTCACATGTTCGATGTGCTGGTGAGCTTCCTGCGGCATTTCGATGTCCCCGTCCTGTGCATGACCGCCACGCTCCCGCCGAGCCGGCGCAACGAGCTCGTGCAAGCGGGGCTTCGCGTCTATCCCAGCGAAGAGGCGCGCGTGGAGCTGGCCGATCTGGAGGCGCGGGAGCGACATCCTCGCTATCGGATCGAAGCGGTGGCAGGGGCAGGGGAAGACGTTGCCTGTGCCGAGGCCATCGCCGCCTACCGGCGTGGGGACCGGGTGCTGTGGGTCGTCAATCAAGTCGGCCGCTGCCAGCGCCTCGCACGGGCATTGGAGGAGGCTCTCGGGGAGCCCGTCCACTGCTATCACAGCCGGTTCACGCTGAAGGACCGCAGAGAGCGTCACAACAAGACGGTCGCCGCCTTCCAGCAGAAGGAGCGTCGCGCGCTCGCGGTGACCACGCAGGTGTGCGAGATGAGCCTCGATCTGGACGCGGACGTCCTGATCACCGAGCTTTCGCCGGTCACCGCGCTGGTCCAGCGCTTCGGGAGGGCGCACCGCCGTCTGGACCGATCGCCGGAGTTTCGCGCGCGGCTGCTCTGGTATCCGCCCGAGAGGCCCGAGCCCTATTCACGCCAGGATCTGACGGCGTCGACGGCGTTTCTGGCCTCTCTCGGGACCGAAAACATCTCTCAGCATCAGCTCGCCGTGGCCCTGGAGGAGCATGCCCTGGCGGAGCGTGACGCGGACGGTAGCGCCCGGTTCCTCCAGAGCGGTTACTACGCTGTGCCTGGCGCTTTCCGCGACACCGATGGGGGGGCCGCCACCTGCATCCTCGACAGGGATCTGGCGCAGGTCAAAGCCTTGCACCAGAAGCGTGATCGCCTCGACCCCTACCTGATCTCCATTCGCCGGAAGTTCACCTTGCCGGACGAACAGCGCCCCTCCTGGTTGCCACGGCATCTCGGGGTCGCCCCGTCGGCGCGTTACACGGAGGAGTTCGGGTTTCCCACCGACGAGGGGGCGGAGAGGTCATGA
- the cas7i gene encoding type I-B CRISPR-associated protein Cas7/Cst2/DevR: protein MSRSDKEKKTSPKNLFATVLTYAAPSSNYRGESEENRTILQKITRGNQEHTVISPESMRNALREILSGWGLPTNRRRLHDQDQLAVEFKEFPDATKYADDFLFGFMVADDKAIKANKGKRAKRDSVLRMNLAVSLTPYSFDATFHQSPLNAGESPWRNSASSALIHREIVDTAYQYPFALAGQDVFQEEQGPVWSRALLKALGQLSNVAGGHARSYYEMAPRSVVARLSANLVAGFDTYGFDAQGGFPELSRVKADDLPGDEIWLGGEVVRKLEKTERERLAAEGVHLHENPQALLEQLGAAAFGGR from the coding sequence ATGTCCAGATCCGACAAAGAGAAGAAGACCAGCCCGAAGAACCTGTTCGCCACCGTGCTCACCTACGCGGCCCCCAGCTCGAACTACCGCGGGGAGAGCGAGGAGAACCGGACGATTCTCCAGAAGATCACCCGGGGCAACCAGGAGCACACGGTGATCAGCCCCGAATCGATGCGCAATGCGCTGCGCGAGATCCTGTCCGGGTGGGGCCTTCCCACGAACCGCCGGCGGCTCCATGACCAGGACCAGCTCGCCGTCGAGTTCAAGGAGTTCCCCGATGCGACGAAGTATGCCGACGATTTTCTCTTCGGCTTCATGGTCGCGGACGACAAGGCCATCAAGGCGAACAAGGGCAAGCGAGCGAAGCGCGACAGCGTCTTGCGAATGAACCTCGCAGTATCGCTGACCCCTTACAGCTTCGACGCCACCTTTCATCAGTCGCCCCTCAATGCCGGGGAGAGCCCCTGGAGAAACTCTGCGAGCTCGGCGTTGATTCACCGCGAGATCGTCGACACGGCCTACCAGTATCCCTTCGCGCTCGCCGGTCAGGACGTGTTCCAGGAGGAGCAAGGGCCTGTCTGGTCGCGCGCGCTCCTGAAGGCGCTCGGGCAGCTCTCGAACGTGGCCGGTGGTCACGCGCGCAGCTACTACGAGATGGCGCCACGGAGCGTCGTAGCGAGGCTCTCCGCGAACCTCGTTGCCGGCTTCGACACGTACGGCTTCGACGCGCAGGGAGGCTTTCCGGAGCTGTCGCGCGTCAAGGCGGATGACCTGCCCGGGGACGAGATCTGGCTCGGGGGCGAGGTGGTGCGCAAGCTGGAGAAGACGGAGCGGGAGCGCCTGGCCGCCGAAGGCGTTCACCTGCACGAGAACCCGCAGGCGCTGCTCGAACAGCTCGGTGCTGCGGCGTTCGGAGGTCGCTAG
- a CDS encoding Uma2 family endonuclease — translation MGDPAEKRAPSATYADLVAAPAHLVAELVDGVLYTSPRPASPHAHAASVLGMDIGSPFQRGRGGPGGWHILYEPELHFGDDVLVPDLAGWRRERMPDLPQVAFFTLPPDWVCEVLSLSTASLDRTRKRPAYAAAGVTWLWLVDPLARMLEVFRLGPQKRWVVEQGFSGDAVVRASPFEAIELELSALWLPEAPERPEGEAP, via the coding sequence CTGAAAAGCGCGCCCCCTCCGCCACGTACGCCGACCTCGTGGCCGCGCCAGCGCACCTCGTCGCCGAGCTCGTCGACGGTGTGCTGTACACCTCCCCTCGACCTGCGTCCCCCCACGCGCACGCCGCTTCGGTGCTGGGCATGGACATCGGTTCGCCCTTCCAGCGAGGCCGAGGGGGCCCGGGCGGCTGGCACATCCTCTACGAACCCGAGCTGCACTTCGGGGACGACGTGCTCGTGCCGGACCTCGCTGGCTGGCGCCGCGAACGCATGCCGGACCTCCCCCAGGTTGCCTTCTTCACCCTGCCACCCGACTGGGTGTGCGAGGTGCTGTCCCTCTCGACGGCCTCCCTCGACCGGACGCGAAAGAGGCCGGCGTACGCCGCCGCGGGGGTGACGTGGCTGTGGCTCGTCGACCCGCTGGCGCGAATGCTGGAGGTGTTCCGCCTCGGCCCGCAGAAGCGGTGGGTGGTGGAGCAAGGCTTCTCGGGCGACGCTGTCGTGCGCGCCTCGCCCTTCGAGGCGATAGAGCTGGAGCTGTCGGCCCTGTGGCTCCCGGAGGCGCCCGAGAGGCCAGAGGGCGAGGCGCCGTAG
- the cas2 gene encoding CRISPR-associated endonuclease Cas2, whose product MAEPRHWHLVMYDVSEPSTLRKVHKTLSAWGKPMQYSAFRVRGTARELARLRFELSAMIDGKDRLMVIRLCSGCAARVSVQGEALAPLEADPPPFRMV is encoded by the coding sequence ATGGCTGAGCCGCGACACTGGCACCTGGTGATGTACGATGTGTCGGAGCCGAGTACGCTGCGGAAGGTTCACAAGACGCTGAGCGCCTGGGGAAAGCCAATGCAGTACTCGGCCTTCCGGGTGCGAGGGACGGCGCGCGAGCTGGCACGGTTGCGGTTCGAGCTGTCCGCGATGATCGATGGGAAGGATCGGTTGATGGTGATCCGGTTGTGCTCGGGCTGCGCCGCCCGGGTGAGCGTGCAAGGAGAGGCGCTGGCTCCTCTGGAAGCCGACCCGCCGCCGTTCCGGATGGTGTGA
- the cas5 gene encoding CRISPR-associated protein Cas5: protein MERLWLHVRAPFAAYRPLQAGVYRTSVPTIPYSAALGLLLNLAGIETRDPRPAVTTGMRDDVPRLRLAIGQLVTPGVSTLYQQLHSYPVGNSGKELEARTHGAKFWIVPVRREVLVGLDVVLGAEAEDPAILGRVRRGLRGELDEPRYGLPFAGDNSYLFDCLDVLNAPRPARWYTPILPEESLRRGSCRLPVSIHREDSSRTRTLLCAPTVEALGEPPEEAWIWTPSAPSSPA, encoded by the coding sequence GTGGAGCGCCTCTGGTTGCACGTCCGCGCGCCATTCGCCGCCTATCGGCCGTTGCAGGCGGGCGTGTACCGGACGTCGGTCCCCACGATCCCGTACTCCGCGGCCCTGGGGTTGCTGCTCAACCTCGCGGGCATCGAGACCCGGGATCCCCGGCCCGCCGTGACCACGGGCATGCGGGATGACGTCCCCCGGCTCCGGCTGGCCATCGGGCAGCTCGTCACGCCAGGGGTGAGCACCCTGTACCAGCAGCTCCACAGCTACCCGGTGGGAAACTCCGGCAAGGAGCTGGAGGCGAGGACGCACGGGGCGAAGTTCTGGATCGTGCCCGTGCGCCGTGAGGTCCTCGTGGGCCTCGACGTGGTGCTCGGCGCCGAAGCGGAAGACCCGGCGATCCTGGGGCGGGTGCGCCGAGGGCTTCGGGGAGAGCTCGACGAGCCGCGCTATGGTCTGCCGTTTGCCGGCGACAACAGTTATCTCTTCGACTGTCTCGATGTGTTGAATGCGCCCCGCCCCGCGCGCTGGTACACGCCGATCCTTCCGGAGGAGTCACTCCGGCGTGGGAGTTGCCGTCTGCCGGTGAGCATTCACCGAGAGGACAGCAGCCGCACCAGGACCTTGCTCTGCGCGCCGACGGTCGAGGCGCTGGGCGAGCCTCCCGAGGAGGCGTGGATCTGGACGCCTTCTGCGCCCTCGTCGCCAGCTTGA
- the cas6 gene encoding type I-MYXAN CRISPR-associated protein Cas6/Cmx6, translating into MLDDPRDCPAAWQNPFPLRKTCFDDRGDAVRDPAVDQRRMRRAFSPSHASGSGKALGGAHGFRPHHSPEEVSVISDIPPRVDISFRLAAKLAPLDHGYALFSALCRLLGDLHGAEWLAVHPLPGTPRPDGLLAVDGRRGLRLRVDPAQIPRVLPLAGKWLDIGGHAARVGVSSVFPLASASTLRARLVTIKGFLEPEPFLEALQRQLDAMGVAGRPTAGRRRVLDVANDKVVGFGVELHGLTEDGALRVQALGLGGRRRMGCGVFVPATVDEASAGREHAS; encoded by the coding sequence ATGCTCGACGATCCGCGTGATTGCCCCGCCGCATGGCAAAACCCGTTTCCGCTGCGGAAGACGTGCTTCGACGACCGTGGCGACGCGGTGCGTGATCCGGCGGTCGACCAGCGGCGCATGCGTCGCGCATTCTCGCCCTCGCATGCATCCGGATCCGGTAAAGCCTTGGGTGGCGCTCATGGGTTTAGACCGCACCACTCCCCAGAAGAGGTCTCGGTGATTTCCGACATCCCCCCGCGTGTGGACATCTCCTTCCGGCTCGCGGCGAAGCTCGCGCCTCTCGACCACGGGTATGCGCTGTTCAGCGCCCTGTGTCGCCTCCTCGGCGATCTGCATGGCGCCGAGTGGCTCGCGGTGCATCCCCTCCCGGGCACCCCGCGACCCGACGGGTTGCTGGCCGTCGATGGCCGTCGGGGCCTGCGGCTCCGGGTCGATCCGGCGCAGATACCACGCGTTCTTCCCCTCGCGGGCAAGTGGCTGGACATCGGTGGCCATGCGGCGCGGGTTGGCGTGTCTTCGGTGTTTCCGCTGGCGTCGGCCTCCACGCTCCGGGCGCGTCTGGTCACGATCAAAGGCTTCCTGGAGCCCGAGCCTTTCCTCGAGGCGCTTCAGCGGCAGCTCGATGCGATGGGGGTGGCTGGGCGACCGACGGCTGGCAGGCGGCGGGTGCTCGACGTCGCGAACGACAAGGTGGTGGGGTTCGGGGTCGAGCTCCACGGGCTGACGGAAGACGGCGCGCTGCGCGTGCAAGCGCTGGGGCTCGGCGGGCGACGTCGCATGGGATGCGGCGTGTTCGTTCCCGCGACGGTGGATGAGGCGAGCGCGGGCCGGGAGCATGCGTCGTGA
- a CDS encoding ATP-grasp domain-containing protein, whose product METRFLFVTGEPAAALPLLKQRAGWGAVVSATSFAVTAGRLHRPRNTTDDFQGVLYFADVRDKDLERHTLRLLAEHAIPCWPAPELLLAASERHAALARCVAAGLVDHPVVQATHTPTPQLPFPYVLKVGEEHRGEGKFLIQSARDIPRWEGIASMEPFFQGTSVRVLLVGERAFGARIENAGSWIKNGPGASVEPWTPGEALVAHAREAMRVFGLAIAGVDYVVNAQGFHFIEVNPFPRVGLSKESLAAAQVRFGEAMEAVEREARGR is encoded by the coding sequence ATGGAGACCCGTTTCCTCTTCGTCACCGGCGAGCCTGCGGCGGCGCTCCCTCTCCTGAAACAGCGCGCTGGCTGGGGCGCCGTCGTCTCGGCGACCTCCTTCGCCGTGACCGCAGGGCGCTTGCACCGCCCGAGGAACACCACCGACGACTTCCAGGGCGTGCTGTACTTCGCCGACGTCCGCGACAAGGACCTCGAGCGCCACACCCTGCGCCTGCTCGCCGAGCACGCGATCCCGTGCTGGCCTGCGCCCGAGCTGCTCCTCGCCGCCTCCGAGCGCCACGCCGCGCTCGCCAGGTGCGTCGCCGCCGGGCTCGTCGACCACCCCGTGGTGCAGGCGACCCACACCCCGACGCCGCAGCTCCCGTTCCCCTATGTGCTCAAGGTCGGCGAGGAGCACCGCGGCGAGGGGAAGTTCCTGATCCAGTCCGCGCGCGACATCCCGCGATGGGAGGGGATCGCGTCGATGGAGCCGTTCTTCCAGGGGACGTCCGTGCGGGTGCTGCTCGTCGGCGAGCGCGCGTTCGGGGCGCGGATCGAGAACGCGGGGTCGTGGATCAAGAACGGTCCCGGGGCGTCGGTCGAACCGTGGACGCCGGGAGAGGCGCTCGTGGCGCATGCGCGGGAGGCGATGCGGGTGTTCGGGCTGGCGATCGCGGGGGTGGATTACGTGGTGAATGCGCAGGGGTTCCACTTCATCGAGGTGAACCCGTTCCCGCGGGTGGGGCTGTCGAAGGAGAGCCTGGCAGCAGCGCAGGTGAGGTTCGGGGAGGCGATGGAGGCGGTGGAGCGGGAGGCGCGGGGGCGGTGA
- a CDS encoding type I-MYXAN CRISPR-associated endonuclease Cas4/Cas1 — protein sequence METETAAPTLRVMSLHALVYCERLFYLEEVEELRVADEAVWEGRRLHVELDEPADVVEMTLESQALGLRGRMDAVRRRSGALYPIEHKRGRCRRGPGEIPAAWPTDVVQAAAYAMLLEEHTGAEVEEARVRYHKDNVTVRVPITDGERALVASYVARARYLTTTTERPPVTDDERKCVRCSLAPVCLPEEARFAEATGPETSPEHPSAPTPVRLYPPDTERRSLHVVSHGARVGRSGDCFQVVDRDAGRTRVGVREVSDIVLHGHAQITTQALRLCAAEEIPVHFVTASGAHVGMFAMGPGGVQRRIRQYRGLTDDGFTLSLARRLILAKVEMQLRHLLRSSRKEAALRELIAGTIDLMRGCLRRAAHATTREELMGQEGNAARAYFQAIARLVSPDAGEAFLPNGRSRRPPEDRFNALLSFGYALLYRDVLSAIQRVGLEPAFGVLHQPRSAAFPLALDLTELFRVPVVDMAVLGAVNRRTFHAERDFTVTGRQVWLSDEGRRAMLEVYERRKHEEYRHDALGFSLSYARMMELEVRLLEKEWSGEGGLFARFRIR from the coding sequence ATGGAAACCGAGACCGCGGCGCCCACGTTACGCGTCATGTCACTGCACGCCCTCGTCTACTGCGAGCGGCTGTTCTACCTCGAAGAAGTCGAAGAACTCCGCGTTGCCGACGAGGCCGTCTGGGAGGGCCGGCGCCTGCACGTCGAGCTCGACGAACCGGCCGACGTCGTGGAGATGACGCTCGAATCCCAGGCCCTCGGCCTGCGCGGCCGCATGGACGCGGTACGACGGCGGAGCGGGGCCCTCTACCCCATCGAGCACAAACGAGGCCGCTGCCGGCGGGGGCCCGGGGAGATCCCGGCGGCGTGGCCCACGGACGTCGTGCAGGCTGCGGCCTACGCCATGCTGCTCGAAGAGCACACGGGCGCGGAGGTGGAGGAAGCGCGCGTCCGCTACCACAAGGACAACGTCACCGTGCGTGTCCCGATCACCGACGGAGAGCGCGCGCTCGTGGCCTCGTACGTCGCGCGGGCCCGGTACCTGACCACGACGACGGAGCGCCCGCCGGTCACCGACGACGAACGGAAGTGTGTGCGGTGCAGCCTGGCCCCCGTCTGCTTGCCCGAGGAAGCGCGCTTCGCAGAGGCGACCGGGCCGGAGACGTCCCCCGAGCACCCGTCGGCCCCGACGCCCGTGCGCTTGTACCCCCCCGACACGGAGCGCCGGAGCCTGCACGTGGTCAGCCACGGCGCGCGGGTGGGCCGGTCCGGCGACTGCTTCCAGGTGGTGGACCGGGACGCGGGGCGGACCCGGGTGGGCGTGCGGGAGGTGAGCGACATCGTGCTGCACGGCCACGCGCAGATCACCACGCAAGCGCTGCGCCTGTGCGCCGCCGAGGAGATCCCGGTGCATTTCGTGACCGCCAGCGGCGCGCACGTGGGGATGTTCGCGATGGGCCCTGGCGGCGTGCAGCGGCGGATCCGGCAGTACCGGGGTCTGACCGACGACGGATTCACGCTCTCGCTGGCGCGGCGGCTGATCCTGGCGAAGGTCGAGATGCAGCTCCGGCACCTGCTGCGGTCGAGCCGGAAGGAGGCGGCACTGCGGGAGCTGATCGCTGGGACCATCGACCTCATGCGCGGCTGTCTGCGGCGGGCCGCGCACGCCACGACCCGGGAGGAGCTGATGGGCCAGGAGGGGAACGCCGCGCGGGCCTACTTCCAGGCCATCGCGCGGCTGGTGTCCCCCGACGCAGGCGAGGCCTTCCTGCCCAACGGCCGGAGCCGCCGACCCCCCGAGGATCGCTTCAACGCGCTGCTGTCGTTCGGGTACGCGCTGCTCTACCGGGACGTGCTCAGCGCCATCCAGCGCGTGGGCCTGGAGCCTGCCTTCGGCGTGCTGCACCAGCCCCGGAGCGCAGCCTTCCCCCTGGCGCTGGACCTGACCGAGCTGTTCCGGGTGCCGGTGGTGGACATGGCCGTGCTCGGCGCCGTGAACCGGCGGACCTTCCACGCCGAGCGCGACTTCACGGTGACGGGCCGTCAGGTGTGGCTGTCCGACGAGGGCCGGCGGGCCATGCTGGAGGTGTACGAGCGGCGGAAGCACGAGGAATACCGGCACGACGCCCTGGGATTCTCGCTGTCGTACGCGCGGATGATGGAGCTGGAGGTGCGGCTGCTGGAGAAAGAATGGTCCGGAGAAGGCGGCTTGTTCGCGCGGTTCCGGATTCGTTGA